A part of Calonectris borealis chromosome 30, bCalBor7.hap1.2, whole genome shotgun sequence genomic DNA contains:
- the COX14 gene encoding cytochrome c oxidase assembly protein COX14, with protein MVSGKQLADFGYKAFSGSMMLLTVYGGYLCGVRAYRLLQRRRERQAAAGPDS; from the coding sequence ATGGTGTCCGGCAAGCAGCTGGCCGACTTCGGCTACAAGGCCTTCTCCGGTTCCATGATGCTGCTGACGGTCTACGGCGGGTACCTGTGCGGCGTCCGCGCCTACCGCCTCCTCCAGCGCCGCCGGGAGCGGcaggccgccgccggccccgacAGCTGA
- the GPD1 gene encoding glycerol-3-phosphate dehydrogenase [NAD(+)], cytoplasmic isoform X2, whose protein sequence is MGGKRVCIVGSGNWGSAIAKIAGSNAARLSTFENQVNMWVLEEEVGGRRLTDIINAEHENVKYLPGHKLPPNVVAEPDLLKACAGADILLFVVPHQFIGKVCDQLKGHVKKDAVGVSLIKGVDEGPDGLRLISDIIHEKLGIEMSVLMGANIANEVAEEKFCETTIGCKNMQHGQTLKELMQTPNFRVTVVQEADTVEICGALKNVVAVGAGFCDGLGYGDNTKAAVIRLGLMEMIGFAKLFCKGSVTSSTFLESCGVADLITTCYGGRNRKVAEAFAKTGKSIEQLEKEMLNGQKLQGPQTSAELHRILKSKNVVEKFPLFTAVYQICYEGKPVTDVIKCLQNHPEHM, encoded by the exons atgggtggcaaGAGAGTCTGCATCGTGGGCTCTGGCAACTG GGGCTCGGCCATCGCCAAGATCGCTGGCAGCAATGCGGCGCGGCTGAGCACCTTCGAGAACCAGGTGAACatgtgggtgctggaggaggaggtgggcgGCCGGCGGCTCACCGATATCATCAACGCGGAGCACGAAAATGTCAAGTACCTGCCAGGGCACAAGCTGCCCCCCAACGTG GTAGCAGAGCCAGACCTGCTGAAAGCCTGTGCTGGGGCTGACATCCTCCTGTTCGTGGTGCCCCACCAGTTTATCGGCAAAGTCTGTGACCAGCTCAAGGGCCACGTGAAGAAAGATGCTGTTGGGGTGTCGCTCATCAAG GGGGTGGACGAAGGACCAGATGGGCTGAGGCTGATCTCAGACATTATCCATGAAAAACTGGGAATAGAGATGAGCGTCCTCATGGGGGCCAACATTGCTAATGAAGTGGCAGAAGAGAAGTTCTGTGAAACAACCATCG GCTGCAAGAACATGCAGCATGGGCAGACGCTGAAGGAGCTGATGCAGACGCCAAACTTCCGGGTGACGGTGGTGCAGGAAGCTGACACCGTAGAGATCTGCGGGGCTCTCAAG AATGTTGTGGCTGTAGGAGCTGGTTTCTGTGATGGGCTCGGCTATGGAGACAACACGAAGGCTGCTGTGATCCGTCTGGGACTGATGGAGATGATTGGCTTCGCCAAACTCTTCTGTAAAGGCTCCGTCACCTCCTCCACCTTCCTGGAGAGCTGCGGCGTGGCTGACCTCATCACTACCTGCTATGGTGGCCGCAACCGCAAAGTGGCTGAGGCTTTTGCCAAGACTGGGAAG TCTATTgagcagctggagaaggagatgTTGAATGGGCAGAAGCTGCAGGGTCCCCAGACGTCTGCTGAGCTGCATCGCATCCTTAAAAGCAAGAACGTAGTGGAGAA GTTCCCCCTCTTCACAGCTGTGTATCAGATCTGCTATGAGGGCAAACCTGTTACTGATGTCATCAAGTGTCTCCAGAACCACCCTGAGCACATGTAA
- the GPD1 gene encoding glycerol-3-phosphate dehydrogenase [NAD(+)], cytoplasmic isoform X1, producing MGGKRVCIVGSGNWGSAIAKIAGSNAARLSTFENQVNMWVLEEEVGGRRLTDIINAEHENVKYLPGHKLPPNVVAEPDLLKACAGADILLFVVPHQFIGKVCDQLKGHVKKDAVGVSLIKGVDEGPDGLRLISDIIHEKLGIEMSVLMGANIANEVAEEKFCETTIGCKNMQHGQTLKELMQTPNFRVTVVQEADTVEICGALKNVVAVGAGFCDGLGYGDNTKAAVIRLGLMEMIGFAKLFCKGSVTSSTFLESCGVADLITTCYGGRNRKVAEAFAKTGKSIEQLEKEMLNGQKLQGPQTSAELHRILKSKNVVEK from the exons atgggtggcaaGAGAGTCTGCATCGTGGGCTCTGGCAACTG GGGCTCGGCCATCGCCAAGATCGCTGGCAGCAATGCGGCGCGGCTGAGCACCTTCGAGAACCAGGTGAACatgtgggtgctggaggaggaggtgggcgGCCGGCGGCTCACCGATATCATCAACGCGGAGCACGAAAATGTCAAGTACCTGCCAGGGCACAAGCTGCCCCCCAACGTG GTAGCAGAGCCAGACCTGCTGAAAGCCTGTGCTGGGGCTGACATCCTCCTGTTCGTGGTGCCCCACCAGTTTATCGGCAAAGTCTGTGACCAGCTCAAGGGCCACGTGAAGAAAGATGCTGTTGGGGTGTCGCTCATCAAG GGGGTGGACGAAGGACCAGATGGGCTGAGGCTGATCTCAGACATTATCCATGAAAAACTGGGAATAGAGATGAGCGTCCTCATGGGGGCCAACATTGCTAATGAAGTGGCAGAAGAGAAGTTCTGTGAAACAACCATCG GCTGCAAGAACATGCAGCATGGGCAGACGCTGAAGGAGCTGATGCAGACGCCAAACTTCCGGGTGACGGTGGTGCAGGAAGCTGACACCGTAGAGATCTGCGGGGCTCTCAAG AATGTTGTGGCTGTAGGAGCTGGTTTCTGTGATGGGCTCGGCTATGGAGACAACACGAAGGCTGCTGTGATCCGTCTGGGACTGATGGAGATGATTGGCTTCGCCAAACTCTTCTGTAAAGGCTCCGTCACCTCCTCCACCTTCCTGGAGAGCTGCGGCGTGGCTGACCTCATCACTACCTGCTATGGTGGCCGCAACCGCAAAGTGGCTGAGGCTTTTGCCAAGACTGGGAAG TCTATTgagcagctggagaaggagatgTTGAATGGGCAGAAGCTGCAGGGTCCCCAGACGTCTGCTGAGCTGCATCGCATCCTTAAAAGCAAGAACGTAGTGGAGAA GTGA